ATAGAGGCGATCCGCATAGTAAAGCCACGCCACGGCGCCCTCAAAGAAGCTAGCAACCTGACGGCCCACCAGAAGATTGATCTGGGTCACACCTCCCGCCAGTGCAGCAGGGGCTGCGATGATGGCGAGCCGTTTCAATTCGGGCGTCATATGCGGCATACGCGGGATCAGGCGATATCCAGCTCGGCTGGCAGCGATCCAGACCAGAACCACCTGCGCAATACCGGCGACAGGCACGGTCCATGTCATGGCCAAGCCGATGTCGCCACCCATCAGGTCAGCGATCAGCATGGCGGCGATGAAAATCACGTTCAAAAGCACCGGGGCGGCGGCAGCGGCCATGAAGCGTCCGGTGGCATTCAGAACGCCTGACAGAAGTGCGGCCAGCGAGATGAACAGGATATAGGGGAAGGCGATCCGTCCATAGGTGACGGCCAGATCAAAGCGATTGTCTTCGGTAAAGCCGGACGCCATGGCATAAACCAGCGCGGGCATGAAGATCTGTGCGATGATCGAGAAGATCACAAGGATGAATGCGAGCCCCGCAAACGCATCGCGCGCGAATTCCAGCGCACCGTCTCCGCTCTCGTGTTTCTTGGCGAACATTGGCACAAAGGCCACGTTCAGCGTTCCTTCCGCAAAGAAGCGGCGGAACATATTGGGCAGGGAAAAGGCGATCAGGAATGCCTCGGCCACGGCAGAGGATCCAAGGAACGCGCCGATCATAATGTCGCGCACGAACCCAAGGATGCGGCTGGCCATGGTCCAGCCCCCGACGGTCATGAAGCCCCTGGCCAATCGTGATGCCATTATGTGGTCGCCCTTTCCACGCCCTTTTCGATTGCCGTGCGCAGCTTGTTTGCCAGCAGATCCTGCTTGTGCTCGGCATAGAATTTCAGGCCAAACATATCCTTGACGTAAAAGCTGTCGACCACCTGTTCGCCATAGGTCGCAATCACAGCGGACGCAATATAGACATTCGCGTCGGCCAACGTGCGCGTCAGGTCATAAAGAAGGCCTGGACGGTCGCGGGTGTCGACTTCGATGATCGTATAGATCTCGGACCCTTCATTGTCGAAGGTGATCGTGGTGGGCACCTTGAAAGCGCGTTCGCGTTTCTTGATCTTGTCGCGTCCGGCAATGGCATCTCGCGCGACGACTTCGCCCTTCAGGATTTTGTGGGTCATCTGGGTCAGGCGTTTTTGCTTGGCCACGTCAAACGGACTGCCATCTGCGTCCTGTACCCAGAAACACGCCGTCGCATAGCCGTCCTTCGACGTATAGGTACGTGCATCCACGATGTTGGCCCCAACCGACGTCAGTGCGCCCGCAAGGCGCGAGAAGATGCCGGGGTGGTCGGCCAACACAAAATAGACACGTGTGACGTCGCGGTCCTGATCCGGTTCCAGTTCAATCCGGACTTCGTTGTCCTGAATGTCGCGCAGAAGCCGTGCAAAGACCGCGTGGGCCGAGACATGAAGCCCCTGCCAATAGGCATCATAGTGCCGGGCGGTTTCGGTCTTCAGATTCTTGGGTGTCCAGTCTGCCAGCTCTTTGCGCAAGGCGCGCTTGCTGTCAGCCCCACGGCTTTCGCGGTTCAGGGCCTCGGTTCCGTCTTCCAAGACCCGGCGCGTTTGGTTGTAAAGCGTGCGGATCAGCGTGGCTTTCCAGTTGTTCCACGTGTCCGGTCCGACGCCGCGAATGTCACAGACGGTTAGGACCGTCAGCAGATCCAAACGCCGGACAGACCGCACCGCCTTGGCAAAATCCTGCACGGTGCGCGGGTCAGAGATGTCACGTTTCTGCGCCATATCAGACATCAGCAGGTGATAGCGCACCAGCCATTCGACCGTCTCGCATTCCTTCGCGGTCAGCCCCAGCCGGGGGGCGACTTTGCGGGCAATTTTCGCCCCAAGAACCGAGTGATCCTGCGGCCGCCCTTTGCCAATATCATGCAAGAGCATTGCCACCATCAGGGTTTTGCGATTGATCCCTTTGCTGATGATCTCCGAGCTGATCGGAAGCTCAACTTCCAGCTCGTGCCGTTCGATCTGTGCGAAGTTCGAGATCACCTGGATCGTGTGTTCGTCCACCGTGTACGAGTGGTACATGTTGAACTGCATCATCGCCACGATGGGCTCGAATTCAGGGATGAAGGCGGACAAGACGCCCAGCTCGTTCATTCGGCGCAGAGCGCGTTCCGGGTTGCCGTGTTTCAACAGCAGATCAAGGAAGATGCGGATGGCTTCCTTGTTTTCGCGCACCTCGTCGTCGATCAGATGCAGATTATGCGAAACCAATCGCATGGCATGGGGATGGATCAACATGCCCGTGCGCAGACCTTCTTCGAAGATGCGCAAGAGGTTCAGCTTGTCGGACAGGAACGCGGTCTCGTCCGGGACATCAAGGCGGCCCTGTTGCTCCACGAAGCCATGCTTCAGTTTGCGGCGACGTTTCAAAAGGCGCATCAGGCGCGGCACTTGCTTTAGATGCTGTGCTTCCAATGCCGTCAACACGATCCGCGTCAGGTCGCCCACCTGCGTGGCGTGGCGGAAAAAGACCTGCATGAAATGCTCGACCGCGCGACGGCCTTCAGTGTCCTTGAAGCCCAAGCGGTCTGCGACCTCGACTTGAAGGTCAAACGACAGCTGGTCCGAGGGGCGATTGGTCAAAAGGTGCAACTGGCAGCGCACAGCCCACAGGAAGCTTTCGGCGTCGCGGAAGGTTTCGAACTCGTCCTCGGTGAAGACACCTTTGGACACAAGTTCCGAGGGATGCGCCACACGGTGCTGGTACTTTGCGACCCAAAAGAGCGTCTGAAGGTCACGCAGACCGCCCTTACCCTCTTTCACATTGGGCTCGACCACATAGCGCTGCCCCTGTTTGATATGGCGCGTGTCACGCTCGGCCAGCTTGGCTTCGATGAACTCTGCCAAAGTGCCGTCGAACAGATCTGCCCACAGGCGATCATCCAGTTCGTGGGCCAGTTCGGCGTCACCGCAAACGGGGCGTTGCTCCAGCAGGGCGGTGCGGATGGTGTAATCCTCGCGCCCCAATCGCAGACAGTCGTCGATCGTGCGCGAGGCATGGCCCACCTTCAGCCGCAGATCCCACAGCATATAAAGCATGCTTTCAATGACGCTTTCCGCCCAAGCGGTGATTTTGTAGGGCGTCAGAAACAGCAAATCCACATCGGATTGCGGGGCCATTTCTCCGCGTCCATAGCCGCCCACCGCGATCACGGCGATCCTCTCGGAGGTGGTGGGGACGGGCAGGGGGTGCAGGCGTTCGGTCGCGACCCGATGCACGCAGCGCACCACGCAATCGGTCAGATGGCTATAGGCGGCAATGGCGGGGTGGGCGTCAAGCGGGGCTTGCGACAGAGCGTCGGCGATTTTTGCACGGCCCGATTTCATGGCGCCGCGCAGCTCAGTGACGGTCAGCTTGCGGATGGCTGCGGCATCCTTGGCATCTTCAAACGCCAGCTCAAGCCGCTGCCAAAGGGCCTGTTCATCGAGAATTTCTTCGGCAGGGCAAACAAGCTGCCCCACCAATTGATCCGGCTCAGGCCGGTCGACCTTAGAATCCGGCACCGGCAAAGCTTCTGGGTGCGGGGTCGATGATCACGACCTGACCGTTCTGGATCTGAGCGATGGCTAGGCCACGCTCGTTCGTGCCATTGCCGCGCAGGCGGAAGATGCCGTTTACACCCACAAAGCCCTGTGGCTGTGTCAGTGCGGTGGTGGTCAATGCGTTGGCTTTGCCGGCTTTAACCAGCGCGCCGATGGCGGCGATGCCATCATAGGCCAGCCCCGAAATCGGATGCGGTGTGGCGCCATATTTGGCATGATAGCGACCCGAGAAACGGCTGCTCAGTGCTGGGTCCGGGATAGCGAACCAACCGCCTTGCAAGCCAGGCAGCGACAGAGCGTTGGCCGGGATGTCCCAGCGTTGCAGGCCGATATACTGCGTGCTGGCAGGATCAACGCCGTTTTCCGGCATCAGACCCGCCAAGAAGGGCAGCGCGCCCGACGTGCCCGAGGTCAGGAAGACCGACTGGGCACCCGAGCTGCGCACTTGCGAGCTGATGCCCGGCAGGGCGTTCACGATACCATTTTGTGACAGCTCAAATGTAGATGTCCCCGCCAGCGTGGCGCCAGAATTCTGGATGGCAGCTTCGATCGCTGCGCGCCCCTGCACCTCGGCCTGATCATTTCCG
The Aliiroseovarius pelagivivens DNA segment above includes these coding regions:
- a CDS encoding penicillin-binding protein activator, which encodes MFAVFSRTRKALGALTIVASLSALVACTPTGSQVGQNINTSKPVPVALLVPSGSGSANDASLAQSLENAARLAMSELSGVTIDLRVYSTAGNANQAASMATKAVNDGAKIILGPVFAQSANAAGIAVSRRNVNVLSFSNNPSIAGGNVFILGNTFQNTADRLTRYATRQGKGHIMILNGNDQAEVQGRAAIEAAIQNSGATLAGTSTFELSQNGIVNALPGISSQVRSSGAQSVFLTSGTSGALPFLAGLMPENGVDPASTQYIGLQRWDIPANALSLPGLQGGWFAIPDPALSSRFSGRYHAKYGATPHPISGLAYDGIAAIGALVKAGKANALTTTALTQPQGFVGVNGIFRLRGNGTNERGLAIAQIQNGQVVIIDPAPRSFAGAGF
- the murJ gene encoding murein biosynthesis integral membrane protein MurJ, producing MASRLARGFMTVGGWTMASRILGFVRDIMIGAFLGSSAVAEAFLIAFSLPNMFRRFFAEGTLNVAFVPMFAKKHESGDGALEFARDAFAGLAFILVIFSIIAQIFMPALVYAMASGFTEDNRFDLAVTYGRIAFPYILFISLAALLSGVLNATGRFMAAAAAPVLLNVIFIAAMLIADLMGGDIGLAMTWTVPVAGIAQVVLVWIAASRAGYRLIPRMPHMTPELKRLAIIAAPAALAGGVTQINLLVGRQVASFFEGAVAWLYYADRLYQLPLGVVGIAIGIVLLPELSRNLRAGDMAASRDALSRAGEMSLALTIPAAVALVVIPLPLIEVLFQRGAFTIDDAKWTALATAIYGAGLPAFVLQKVLSSVYFARENTKAPFHFALVGMVVNAAIAIGLSYHLGFIAAAIGTTLAGWTITTLTWIGAVRMGEETRFDARFWSRLWRIIAASAVMGAALVAMAFIMAPLFAISGVKIAALAVLVLGGIAIYGLAGQMLGAFHMSEIKSAFRRG
- a CDS encoding [protein-PII] uridylyltransferase, with translation MPDSKVDRPEPDQLVGQLVCPAEEILDEQALWQRLELAFEDAKDAAAIRKLTVTELRGAMKSGRAKIADALSQAPLDAHPAIAAYSHLTDCVVRCVHRVATERLHPLPVPTTSERIAVIAVGGYGRGEMAPQSDVDLLFLTPYKITAWAESVIESMLYMLWDLRLKVGHASRTIDDCLRLGREDYTIRTALLEQRPVCGDAELAHELDDRLWADLFDGTLAEFIEAKLAERDTRHIKQGQRYVVEPNVKEGKGGLRDLQTLFWVAKYQHRVAHPSELVSKGVFTEDEFETFRDAESFLWAVRCQLHLLTNRPSDQLSFDLQVEVADRLGFKDTEGRRAVEHFMQVFFRHATQVGDLTRIVLTALEAQHLKQVPRLMRLLKRRRKLKHGFVEQQGRLDVPDETAFLSDKLNLLRIFEEGLRTGMLIHPHAMRLVSHNLHLIDDEVRENKEAIRIFLDLLLKHGNPERALRRMNELGVLSAFIPEFEPIVAMMQFNMYHSYTVDEHTIQVISNFAQIERHELEVELPISSEIISKGINRKTLMVAMLLHDIGKGRPQDHSVLGAKIARKVAPRLGLTAKECETVEWLVRYHLLMSDMAQKRDISDPRTVQDFAKAVRSVRRLDLLTVLTVCDIRGVGPDTWNNWKATLIRTLYNQTRRVLEDGTEALNRESRGADSKRALRKELADWTPKNLKTETARHYDAYWQGLHVSAHAVFARLLRDIQDNEVRIELEPDQDRDVTRVYFVLADHPGIFSRLAGALTSVGANIVDARTYTSKDGYATACFWVQDADGSPFDVAKQKRLTQMTHKILKGEVVARDAIAGRDKIKKRERAFKVPTTITFDNEGSEIYTIIEVDTRDRPGLLYDLTRTLADANVYIASAVIATYGEQVVDSFYVKDMFGLKFYAEHKQDLLANKLRTAIEKGVERATT